In Paenibacillus sp. G2S3, a single window of DNA contains:
- a CDS encoding ABC transporter permease subunit codes for MARIKLAGGNIVREVIKNKVLFLMLLPVILYFIIFHYAVMPGAYVAFVDYKLNKGIFGSNFIGLKNFEFLVQNGDLWNITKNTLLYNIVFLALGNIIQIVFAIMLSEISGKWFKKVSQSVILLPYFISMVIVGVFAYNIFNFNSGFINTMLTGMGLDRYEFYSDPGIWKYIIVAFKIWAATGYGMIVYLATITGINHDLYEAAYMDGATTWQRIRYMTLPILKPTFILLLLFGMGGILKGSFDLFYNLIGTNSVLYPQTDIIDTYVFRSLVGQFNFSMGAAVGFYQSMFGLILVLVVNFIVRKVEPDSALF; via the coding sequence TTGGCAAGAATTAAGCTTGCGGGTGGAAATATTGTCCGGGAAGTCATTAAGAACAAAGTGCTTTTTCTAATGTTGCTGCCTGTAATCCTATACTTCATTATTTTTCACTATGCCGTAATGCCTGGCGCTTACGTCGCATTCGTAGATTACAAGCTCAATAAGGGTATTTTCGGAAGTAACTTTATCGGTCTGAAAAACTTCGAGTTTTTGGTTCAAAATGGCGATCTGTGGAATATTACCAAGAACACGCTGCTCTACAACATCGTTTTCCTAGCTCTGGGTAACATTATTCAAATTGTGTTTGCCATTATGCTTTCGGAGATCTCGGGCAAGTGGTTCAAGAAAGTGTCTCAATCCGTTATTCTCCTACCTTACTTTATCTCTATGGTTATCGTCGGTGTGTTTGCCTACAATATATTCAATTTCAATTCCGGGTTCATCAATACGATGCTAACCGGAATGGGGCTAGACCGTTACGAGTTTTATTCTGATCCGGGCATATGGAAATATATCATTGTAGCCTTCAAGATCTGGGCCGCTACCGGATATGGAATGATTGTCTATCTGGCAACGATCACAGGGATTAATCATGATCTGTACGAGGCTGCTTATATGGACGGAGCCACTACCTGGCAGCGGATCCGTTATATGACCTTACCGATTCTGAAGCCAACCTTTATTCTGCTTTTACTGTTTGGTATGGGTGGAATTCTCAAGGGCTCCTTTGACCTTTTCTATAATCTGATCGGTACGAACTCGGTGCTGTATCCGCAGACGGATATTATCGATACCTATGTCTTCCGTTCACTGGTGGGACAATTCAACTTCTCTATGGGCGCCGCTGTGGGCTTCTACCAATCCATGTTTGGCCTGATTCTGGTGCTAGTAGTTAACTTTATTGTACGCAAGGTCGAGCCAGACAGCGCATTGTTCTAA
- a CDS encoding carbohydrate ABC transporter permease, with the protein METQKIKQDSGSIIIKVISYICISIFALFCVFPFALMISSSFMNEQEIVREGYKLLPKEFSFKAYELLFNNSTQLVNAYKITIFITVVGTVLGLFMMSMAGFVLNRKDFKYRNFFSFLIYFTTLFSGGLIPTYILMVKHLHMKDNLFAMILPAVVGAWSIFLMRNFMKAIPDSLYESATIDGAGDFRIYWRIFIPLAVPSLATIGLFSAIGFWNEWYNGMLYMDSPTKYPLQYFLQRMVNQTNLGTLINSGAVINTADLPTQSIKMATAVLATGPIILLYPFVQRYFVTGLTVGAVKG; encoded by the coding sequence ATGGAAACTCAAAAAATCAAACAGGATTCGGGAAGTATTATCATAAAAGTGATTAGCTATATCTGCATTAGTATCTTTGCACTGTTCTGTGTATTTCCCTTCGCACTAATGATCTCATCATCGTTCATGAACGAGCAGGAAATTGTCCGTGAAGGCTACAAGCTGCTGCCTAAGGAATTTTCATTTAAGGCTTACGAATTGTTATTTAACAACTCTACGCAATTGGTAAATGCTTATAAGATTACTATTTTTATAACCGTAGTGGGTACGGTCCTTGGACTGTTCATGATGTCGATGGCTGGCTTCGTGCTTAACCGCAAGGATTTCAAGTATCGCAACTTCTTTTCCTTTCTAATTTATTTTACGACACTCTTCAGCGGTGGCTTGATTCCAACGTACATCCTGATGGTCAAGCACCTGCATATGAAAGACAACTTATTTGCCATGATTCTACCTGCTGTAGTTGGCGCATGGTCGATCTTCCTGATGCGTAATTTCATGAAGGCGATTCCGGATTCCTTATATGAATCTGCTACCATTGACGGTGCTGGCGACTTCCGTATTTATTGGCGGATATTTATTCCGCTGGCGGTTCCTTCCTTAGCTACCATCGGGCTTTTCTCGGCGATAGGCTTTTGGAATGAGTGGTACAACGGGATGTTATATATGGACTCCCCGACGAAATATCCACTCCAATACTTCTTGCAGCGAATGGTCAATCAGACGAATCTCGGTACACTAATCAACTCGGGGGCAGTTATCAATACGGCTGATCTTCCAACGCAATCCATCAAGATGGCTACAGCTGTGCTGGCCACCGGGCCAATTATTCTCCTCTATCCATTTGTACAGCGTTATTTCGTAACAGGCCTCACCGTCGGGGCTGTAAAGGGTTAA
- a CDS encoding DUF3502 domain-containing protein, producing MKGKKIASSLIAVLMLTGALTACSSKNNEASNDPAATKAPEASTNAGGVDTSKEAKLVYYLWGSEGVQNKAILAEINKKLKADLNATIEVKYIDWPDINTKYPLLFASGEQFDMSHASPGAPVSYFTLASEGALVDLTDMLDKVAPKLKAEIPASVWENTKYKGKIYGVPSLYSEYTPNGYAYRVDLLKKYGMEKITTIDDMVKYMDNVVANESFPPINGKSEDAANMFRMLVDTTGMWLNAPGISLNELNLVTKSPEDYKTVFHPAYTQEFEDWAVKMREWADKGYWGKDVLSATLGSKDNFRAANSAGYLTHAQDWIGQYGADLKAQPEAETAFFTFAEANKKIKRKMGVDNSTVISTNSENPERSLMVIEKFMTDESYYNLIQNGIEGKQYVMENGVKKQPAGFNEKTDGGGFAAWSLRNDKFVVPTDTENPIRNSLFAEWDKVAIDDPYNGFSFDPANVTTEIASISNVNSQLGIQLMLGKTSKDPKAAVADYREQLKKAGIDKVIAEVEKQLAEFVPVN from the coding sequence ATGAAAGGTAAAAAAATTGCGTCTTCTTTAATTGCTGTACTCATGCTTACTGGGGCATTGACAGCCTGTTCATCGAAGAACAACGAGGCAAGTAATGATCCGGCAGCTACGAAGGCACCAGAAGCTTCAACGAATGCAGGAGGAGTAGATACTTCTAAAGAAGCTAAGTTGGTGTACTACCTGTGGGGCAGTGAAGGCGTTCAAAATAAGGCGATTCTTGCTGAGATTAACAAAAAGCTCAAGGCTGATCTCAACGCTACAATTGAAGTGAAGTATATTGACTGGCCGGATATCAATACGAAATATCCGTTGCTATTTGCTTCTGGTGAGCAGTTTGATATGTCTCATGCATCTCCTGGAGCACCAGTATCCTATTTTACATTAGCTAGTGAAGGCGCTTTAGTGGACCTTACCGATATGCTCGATAAAGTTGCTCCTAAGCTGAAAGCGGAAATCCCTGCTAGCGTGTGGGAGAATACTAAGTACAAAGGTAAAATCTATGGTGTTCCGAGTCTTTATAGCGAATACACACCAAATGGTTATGCTTATCGTGTAGACTTGCTGAAAAAATACGGCATGGAAAAAATTACAACTATCGATGATATGGTTAAATACATGGATAATGTTGTTGCCAATGAGTCCTTCCCACCAATTAACGGTAAGTCTGAAGATGCGGCCAATATGTTCAGAATGCTCGTAGATACTACAGGAATGTGGCTTAACGCACCTGGTATATCTTTGAATGAACTGAATCTTGTGACCAAAAGTCCAGAGGACTACAAGACCGTCTTCCATCCAGCATACACTCAAGAATTTGAAGATTGGGCTGTGAAGATGCGTGAATGGGCAGATAAAGGATACTGGGGCAAAGATGTGCTGTCTGCAACTCTTGGTAGCAAAGATAACTTCAGAGCAGCAAACTCCGCAGGTTATTTGACTCATGCTCAGGACTGGATCGGCCAATACGGTGCAGATTTGAAGGCACAACCAGAGGCAGAAACTGCATTCTTTACTTTTGCGGAAGCCAACAAGAAGATCAAACGTAAGATGGGCGTTGACAACTCGACTGTAATCAGCACGAACTCCGAGAATCCAGAGCGCTCTCTGATGGTGATCGAGAAGTTCATGACTGACGAAAGCTACTACAACCTCATCCAAAACGGTATTGAAGGCAAACAATATGTTATGGAAAATGGTGTTAAAAAGCAGCCTGCAGGTTTCAACGAAAAAACGGACGGCGGAGGTTTCGCTGCTTGGTCACTTCGTAATGACAAATTCGTAGTTCCTACGGATACAGAAAATCCAATTCGTAACTCCTTGTTTGCAGAGTGGGATAAAGTCGCTATCGATGATCCATACAATGGCTTTAGCTTTGATCCAGCTAATGTAACTACAGAAATTGCTTCTATCTCCAACGTGAATTCCCAGCTTGGTATTCAATTGATGCTTGGTAAAACAAGCAAAGATCCTAAAGCTGCTGTAGCGGATTACCGTGAGCAACTGAAAAAAGCAGGAATTGACAAGGTTATTGCCGAAGTAGAAAAGCAATTGGCTGAGTTTGTTCCAGTGAACTAA
- a CDS encoding LacI family DNA-binding transcriptional regulator — MDVNIKDIARISGVGISTVSRVINNKGLVSKATREKVLNVVKEYNYIPNSNARNLKTTESKNIALMVKGITNPFFSNMIKEIERQANLRGYPFLIHQVEDGTDEINAAIQLTKEKNLCGIIFMGGTYNHSEEKFKQLTVPFVLTTITSTQEVDPDIFSSVTINELKEAYKATNYLISLGHENIGFLAKSPLLDETTGNRRYLGYKKALEEHNLPYDAQLVEDCEYSPSSGFDAARRLLKRNKGVTAIFAASDTIAIGAAKAVLTAGLSIPDDISIIGFDGIEMAEYFHPSLDTISQPGTEMALSSVGVLFDLISGRSGHQHIVYDAVLLKRGSCKMIKTLKV, encoded by the coding sequence GTGGACGTAAATATCAAGGATATCGCGCGGATTTCCGGTGTGGGCATCTCGACGGTTTCCAGGGTCATCAACAATAAGGGGCTGGTGAGTAAGGCTACACGGGAAAAGGTTCTGAATGTTGTTAAGGAATACAATTACATTCCCAATTCCAATGCAAGAAATCTAAAAACTACGGAGTCTAAGAACATTGCACTTATGGTTAAGGGGATTACGAATCCGTTCTTCTCCAATATGATCAAAGAAATCGAGCGGCAGGCTAATCTGCGAGGGTACCCTTTCCTCATTCATCAGGTAGAGGATGGGACGGATGAAATTAATGCTGCGATTCAGCTGACCAAAGAAAAGAATCTATGCGGAATCATCTTCATGGGCGGAACCTACAATCATTCTGAAGAGAAATTCAAGCAGCTGACGGTCCCATTTGTTCTGACAACGATCACCTCTACACAAGAGGTGGACCCTGATATTTTTTCCAGTGTCACCATTAATGAATTGAAAGAAGCCTACAAGGCTACCAATTATTTGATCTCACTTGGGCATGAGAATATCGGTTTTCTAGCTAAATCCCCATTACTGGATGAAACTACAGGGAACCGGCGATATTTGGGCTATAAAAAAGCACTGGAAGAACATAATCTGCCTTATGATGCACAACTGGTGGAGGATTGTGAATACAGTCCTAGCTCGGGATTTGATGCAGCGCGAAGACTGCTTAAAAGGAATAAGGGTGTAACCGCAATATTTGCGGCTTCTGACACGATTGCTATCGGTGCTGCCAAAGCGGTGCTTACCGCGGGGTTGTCTATTCCAGATGATATTTCAATCATTGGCTTTGACGGGATCGAAATGGCTGAATATTTTCATCCTTCACTTGATACGATCAGCCAACCGGGTACAGAAATGGCTTTATCTAGTGTGGGCGTTCTGTTTGATCTAATTTCTGGAAGGTCAGGTCATCAGCATATTGTCTACGATGCGGTATTGCTCAAGCGAGGCTCTTGCAAGATGATCAAAACACTTAAGGTATAA
- a CDS encoding sugar phosphate isomerase/epimerase: protein MQDTLRIGTLVRGGEAVAVIPQIVQHGFESFNLNFWQTTGETNLVETAARLRELAAEHDFVISSVGIYGNPLSGTGDNADTLASWERLIDHAHLFGTDIIGGFTGRLPGSSIDESIPKFAEVFGELSKRAADRGLRIAFENCSMGGNWQAGEWNIAHNPSAWEKMFNAVPADNLGLEWEPCHQLIGLIDPIPQLRKWVDKVFHVHGKDATIAWDIVKEYGIHGPKPYVWDRTPGFGDTNWVDIITILRQAGYKGTIDIEGWHDPVYQGELEMTGQVHALNYLKYCRGGSFVPNPV, encoded by the coding sequence ATGCAAGACACATTAAGAATAGGTACTTTGGTTCGTGGCGGGGAGGCTGTCGCCGTTATTCCGCAAATTGTTCAGCATGGGTTTGAATCCTTTAACCTGAACTTTTGGCAGACCACTGGTGAAACCAATCTTGTTGAAACAGCTGCACGGCTCAGGGAACTAGCCGCTGAGCATGATTTCGTTATCTCTTCTGTTGGAATTTATGGTAATCCACTTTCAGGAACCGGCGACAACGCTGACACACTTGCTAGCTGGGAGCGGCTGATTGATCATGCGCATTTATTCGGCACGGATATTATCGGTGGTTTCACTGGACGTCTGCCGGGTTCGTCAATCGACGAGTCGATTCCGAAATTTGCAGAGGTGTTCGGAGAATTGTCCAAGAGGGCAGCGGATCGAGGTCTAAGAATTGCTTTTGAGAATTGTTCTATGGGTGGAAATTGGCAGGCGGGAGAGTGGAACATCGCTCACAATCCTTCAGCCTGGGAGAAAATGTTCAATGCTGTACCAGCAGACAATCTGGGTCTGGAATGGGAACCGTGCCACCAGCTGATCGGTCTGATCGATCCGATTCCGCAGCTGCGCAAATGGGTGGATAAGGTGTTCCATGTACATGGCAAGGATGCCACGATTGCCTGGGATATCGTCAAGGAATACGGAATTCATGGACCTAAGCCTTATGTGTGGGACAGGACGCCTGGCTTCGGGGATACGAATTGGGTGGATATCATTACGATTCTGCGCCAAGCCGGCTATAAGGGAACTATTGATATTGAAGGCTGGCATGATCCTGTGTACCAGGGTGAACTAGAAATGACTGGACAAGTACATGCGCTAAATTATTTGAAGTATTGCCGAGGTGGCAGTTTTGTCCCTAATCCGGTGTAA
- a CDS encoding fused MFS/spermidine synthase: MQAQLHTSSNNHEITVYDTTELYGEKGAFRVMQFSNNATQGAIDLNNRERILFEYPQAIIHLMEFNLTAFEDVFLIGHGVGTIAGYFPQKRFKVAEVDSEVVELSRRYFGYSPDNVVIGDGRQILEGEEPQKYDYIILDAFTAAGTPRHLISSEFFSIAHSKLNAEGYLLMNLMGKGEHDPLINAIHTTLAEEFTYIKSFSLPSDGAADIKNIIIIGGFMPIRFQARHMAGFNEIQLGQGYLIRD; the protein is encoded by the coding sequence TTGCAAGCACAGCTTCACACGAGCAGCAATAATCATGAAATCACCGTCTATGACACAACAGAACTATATGGAGAAAAAGGGGCATTCCGCGTCATGCAATTCTCGAATAATGCCACTCAAGGTGCGATAGATCTTAATAATCGGGAACGAATTCTCTTCGAATATCCGCAAGCCATCATTCACTTAATGGAATTCAACCTTACCGCTTTCGAGGACGTCTTTCTTATTGGACACGGGGTTGGAACGATTGCCGGGTATTTTCCGCAGAAAAGATTCAAAGTTGCCGAGGTAGACAGCGAAGTAGTCGAATTAAGCCGCCGCTATTTTGGATACAGCCCAGATAATGTAGTGATCGGTGACGGACGTCAGATCCTTGAAGGTGAGGAGCCACAGAAATATGATTACATCATCTTGGACGCTTTCACCGCCGCGGGCACACCGAGGCACTTAATCTCCAGTGAATTTTTCAGCATCGCGCATTCAAAACTGAATGCCGAAGGGTATCTCCTAATGAATCTAATGGGAAAAGGTGAACATGACCCACTCATTAACGCGATTCACACCACACTCGCGGAAGAATTCACCTATATCAAATCCTTTTCACTGCCTTCAGATGGGGCTGCGGATATCAAAAACATCATTATTATTGGTGGATTTATGCCGATTCGCTTTCAAGCTCGCCACATGGCAGGCTTTAATGAAATCCAGCTTGGACAAGGATATCTTATTCGGGATTAA